In the Ochrobactrum sp. Marseille-Q0166 genome, one interval contains:
- a CDS encoding DNA adenine methylase produces the protein MANYSPLRYPGGKGKLAPYIEAILQMNDLEGAHYAEPFAGGSAVALSLLFSERVKQIHINDLDWSVYAFWKAIIDHTDEFIAKINDTEVSVENWRLQREIKKDQCNRNVIEVGFATFFLNRTNRSGILNGGLIGGVLQEGEWKLDCRFNKDELVERIKRIGLYRSRINVTNLDASIFLTEHIGQVRQQCLVYIDPPYYVKGAYLYQNHFTHDDHVSLAKHVRSIKHHKWFVSYDNVEQIKVIYKDCEQEDFSIGYSARNYSKGAEVMIFGPGIKRPDKIFSSKAEYRALKRAS, from the coding sequence ATGGCTAATTATTCTCCATTGCGATATCCGGGCGGCAAAGGAAAACTAGCGCCGTATATTGAGGCCATTCTACAAATGAATGACCTCGAGGGCGCACACTATGCTGAACCGTTCGCTGGCGGTAGTGCTGTTGCATTATCGCTGCTTTTCTCGGAGCGAGTAAAGCAAATCCATATCAACGATTTAGATTGGTCTGTCTATGCCTTTTGGAAAGCTATAATAGATCACACAGATGAGTTTATAGCCAAGATCAATGACACAGAGGTTTCAGTCGAAAATTGGCGACTACAACGTGAAATCAAAAAAGATCAATGTAACCGCAATGTAATTGAAGTTGGGTTCGCAACATTCTTTTTAAACCGTACAAATCGATCTGGGATTCTAAATGGCGGACTTATCGGCGGAGTTTTGCAAGAAGGCGAGTGGAAGCTTGATTGTCGTTTCAATAAAGACGAGCTTGTTGAGCGCATAAAAAGAATTGGCCTTTACCGATCACGTATTAATGTAACCAATTTAGATGCCTCCATATTCCTAACTGAGCATATCGGACAGGTTCGCCAACAATGCCTAGTTTATATTGATCCTCCATATTATGTGAAGGGTGCGTATCTTTATCAAAATCATTTCACACACGACGACCATGTGTCGCTAGCAAAGCACGTACGATCCATAAAGCATCACAAATGGTTTGTATCTTATGACAACGTAGAGCAAATAAAGGTCATTTACAAAGATTGCGAACAAGAGGATTTCAGTATTGGTTACAGTGCTCGCAATTATAGTAAAGGCGCTGAAGTTATGATATTCGGTCCCGGAATTAAACGTCCCGATAAAATCTTTTCTAGTAAAGCCGAATATCGTGCATTAAAAAGAGCATCCTGA